GTACTCGCTGTTGTACTCCTCATCCGTGTAGCTATCACTGCCGCTCTCGTCGTCAGTTCCGTGATCGTGCCCACCGAACTGATCGTCAAGGCCATCCTCTGCATCATCCAGATCACTGGCGttctgtaaaaaaataatgttttatttaattaacaaaatctCTATTAATAATCAGGACACACCAACTTTGGCTAACGATTTAATAagacatttaatttgaaaatgaatTCTACCAACAGACACAACACAAATTGTTAGGAATTTTGTAGACATAAGGCAGAAACAGGTTTTAAAGTTCAAATTTCATGGATGACAGCAGCACTCACAAACTGCCCGGACTGAATGTTGATCTCGATCTGCAGGCGGATGTCCATAACGAGAAACACAGTGGTGACCAGGACGGGAATGGTGAGGCGACTTTTCCAGGCGAGATCCGTGAGGAACATGAAGACTTTGCCGAACGTGGAGTCCATTGTGATTTGGTTAGTGTTCAGCCGGGGGCTGATCCTCCTCTTCCTCCGCCGACTGCTGCAGTGCGTCGTGGTTTACTATGCACACAGTTTCACCAACGTTCACGGCCTGAACGGGCAGCAGGTGCCGGTGGAGTCGCCCACTCTCGATTGGGGCGTCAAGCTCGAGGAACTGTTCGAATATGGAAATGGGCACTCCCTCGGAGGAGAGTAATCCCCGCATGCAATCCTCCCGCTTGTCGCGCAGGTTGTCCAGCAGTTTGTTTCCCTTTTGCACGCGGGCCAGCTTCCGTTCTGAAATGGACGTAATTTAATAGGTGATTTTAGTTCCCTAGTCTTAGTCCCACCTAGTAACTTCAGATAGTCGCTGGAATCCGGCAGCGGCTCATGTCCTTCGTTAATTTTTGTGTCCTTTTCGGCGTTGCCCTCTTTTCCTGTGGGCGGTGGCGTGAAGTTATCCTCAAAACTATCGCTGTTCTCCGCGGAATCCGTGCTCCCTTGCTCAATTGTTGCGTTATTCAAGTGCCAAGGATCGGCATTGCCAAGTGACATGTTTTACAATCTAAATAAACGTACATTAATTCCAAAAACTGCTACGGAAAATAACCTTTCTCAGTGTGCCCACGTTGGTTGGCTTTGAAAATACCATAGCGCATCGCTTAATGTCAGAGTGAGATATCCGCGCCATATCCGCAATGATTTAACTTTCAAGGGTCGTTTAgtatagaaatataaatttagcatacaatatatatttttttaaatagttagcGATATCCGGACAGAtccttaaaagttaaatttatttcgcaGGTCCTTTGGAATAATAATGCATTTTTCGACGCATAATTACCGTTTTATTTAGAATTATTtatggtttaaaatttaaatgcataaaaaGGTGCACTAAGAAATCCgcactaaaaaataattctgaGAGTGGACCATACATTTTTCCAATTTCCTCCTCAAGTTTATAAATATCCGCATCCGCATTTTCACATCCGCTGCGGAACTATAACTGAGCCTTCAAACACTGCGGCATAATTTTCCTTCCGTGGAACGGTCACACTGTCTACAATCAACGTCACCATGGATGTTTCGGCTCTTTCGGGACCCAATTTTAGTCCTGCGGAGTGGATAAACGCCAACTACAAGAAGTTTGTGGAGGAGAATGGACGGGATGACAGCGACGCCGCCTCGGCCTTCATCCGGAGCTACGTGGCCAAGCTGCAGCTGTACATATTCAATGTACGTGGGCTGGTCATCTTTTACCAGCGGTGTTTTCTATACAATTATCCTCAACTTCCAGGTAAACAATGCTGTGGAGGAGTCCAGCCGGCAAGTGGTGGCCAGCATGCCAAGGATCGCCAAGGAATCGGCTGCGCTGCAAGGAGAGGTGCGCGGATTGCAGGAGAAGATGAGTGCCATGCGTTTGGAGGTGGCAGCGGTGCAAAGTGAAACCGGCGAATGCATGGCCACCTTGGAGCGGTTGAACACCAAAAgccagaagcttcaggtggcCAAGGAGTCGCTGCAGGAGTCCGATGGCTGGGGAAACCTCCTGGCCGAACTGGAGGATGGATTCGAGCGCAATGATCTTAAGGTGTGAAGTACCAAAACATACAAACAGAATCCTTAAGTTCATAATTACTTTCCAGGGAGTTTGCGACAAGTTGATCGCCCTTCAAAAATCTCTGCACGCCCAGGAACAACTGCCAGGACATGCAGAGCGACAGACCCAAGTGGAGGACTTCAAGAATCGCCTGGAGGCTCTGGCCTCGCCCAGTGTGGTCCAGTGCTTTGCCGAGGGCAACTCCGAGCAAGCCCTGTACTATGTCCAGATCTTCACCAGCATTCAGCGGCTGCCGCAATTGCAGCAATATTACCGAGCTGTCCAGAAGAACTTCTGGCAGCAGCAgtggaagcaaactttggagTTGCAGGGCACGGAGTCCCagccgcaacagcagcagtttCTTACTCTTTACTACGATCAGCTGCTGGAGCACTGCCAACGCCAGGTCAAGTGGTGCTCCAATCTCTTCAAGGAGGACTCTTCGCAGCCATTTTTGGTGATTGCCGAACTTCTGCCGGCCCTGCAACCCACCCGGGATGCCCATATCCTGCAGCTTTTAAAGACTTCCAATGAACGATTGGAGATGCTGGCCTTGTTCGCCCAGGTTAATCACAGTTTCGTGCTGCATTTGAACTCTTTGCTGGAGCAGTCCCACATTACCTTGTCCGAGGAGTTGCATCGTGTCCTGGGCGAGGCAATTTTCGAGTATTTCCACAAGTTTATTCAACAATATCCGCGATTAGAGGAGACCCAACTATCCACGCAGGTGAGGCAACGTTTATCTtgttgttaaaattgtttattaattatattccCCAATAGGTTGATCGTCTGACTTCCAACCAGGCTACTCCCAGCGATGGTGTCCGTCATCTGGAGGAGAGTACCCGAAAACTTTACGAGTGGTTGAAAGAGGCCTGCGAACGTTGTGCCTCTATAACCAGTGATCTAGCTCTGTGCAAACTTATTACTCTACTGAACGGCATCTTCAAGCGGCAGCTGGAGAATTTCGGACGCATCCAGCGACAGATTGGACTCAGTCTGGGATCCAGCAGCTATGCGGCTCAGAGTGAAAACTGGTCTCTGTTGCAGTACACCATGTCGCAGTTACAATGCCTGGCCGACTTTCAAGTTCAGCTGCACCAATTCGAACAGGATTTGCACACACGCATGGTAACCTTGTCCAACAAGCTGACTAAGCCATCCAACCGTGGGCCCATAACCATATTTCAGACCTGCGATCATGCAGCGCGCACCCAGCTGTTGAAAAGCATAGCTGACTATCAGCAAAAGAAGTCGGAAGCCACCGATAGCCTTGGTATCTTTCCGCAGATTTATACCACGTTAAAGGGTCACTTCGCCGATACACATGACATAACTCTCAATATATTACTGCAGCCCATTGAAACGCACTTGGCACACATTCGTCCGCCTGTGCAGGATCACGCCGCATCGGGTATTGATATGCCCTCGTTCAGCTTTGCTCCGCAGGAGAGCATCACACAGATTGGTCAGTACCTGCTCACCTTGCCCCAGCACCTGGAACCTTTGCTGCTGTCGCCTTCCACTTTACTGAAGCAGGCCCTGGAGGTGTGCAACATTAAGTATACGCAAGCCATTCCCTGTGCCGACGTCCTCTTGTCTCTCGTGGTGGAGCAGTGCTGCGTTTTGTACCAGGCGCAGATTCTACAAATTAAGTCGCTACCCGCCGCTTCGGCCACTCAGCTTGGTGTAGATATTGAGTACCTCTCCAACGTTCTCGAGGAGCTCGGCTTGTCCATCAACCTGCAGCTGTCTCAAATCCTCACGCTACTGAAGGCTGCTCCAGATCAGTACCTGACCCTCAGCAGTGGATGCGAGCCGCGTCTGGTAACGGCCATTCGGCAAATGCGCAATATTATATCTACACAGTAGATGTTTAACAGatcttattaattttcaagctaatatattaaaaaagtatttatataaaccaaCTTCAAAGTGCTTCTTGTTTACAAAACTAAcaatattgattaaatttcCTAATACTGTATAGTAATTTAGTTTCCTAGAGGTACAAATGCAGTCGAAAGAGTACGATTTACTACATTAAATGTATACTTTTTCGCTTAATGTGCAGGGTGTAACAAAAGGGAAGTCAAATGTTTAAACAAGTGTCCAGAAGTAAAGGCCAGTAGTTCGGTTCAGTTTAATTAGTTTCTCAAATGTCGATC
This genomic window from Drosophila gunungcola strain Sukarami chromosome 3R, Dgunungcola_SK_2, whole genome shotgun sequence contains:
- the LOC128252414 gene encoding protein PFC0760c isoform X2 translates to MSTKFLTICVVSVGRIHFQIKCLIKSLAKNASDLDDAEDGLDDQFGGHDHGTDDESGSDSYTDEEYNSEYTNDDGNNSETSHYSLDIYDPWGSEDEVDANYSREIQF
- the LOC128252414 gene encoding uncharacterized protein LOC128252414 isoform X1, with amino-acid sequence MDSTFGKVFMFLTDLAWKSRLTIPVLVTTVFLVMDIRLQIEINIQSGQFNASDLDDAEDGLDDQFGGHDHGTDDESGSDSYTDEEYNSEYTNDDGNNSETSHYSLDIYDPWGSEDEVDANYSREIQF
- the LOC128252413 gene encoding uncharacterized protein LOC128252413, with the translated sequence MSLGNADPWHLNNATIEQGSTDSAENSDSFEDNFTPPPTGKEGNAEKDTKINEGHEPLPDSSDYLKLLERKLARVQKGNKLLDNLRDKREDCMRGLLSSEGVPISIFEQFLELDAPIESGRLHRHLLPVQAVNVGETVCIVNHDALQQSAEEEEDQPPAEH
- the LOC128252411 gene encoding conserved oligomeric Golgi complex subunit 7, with product MDVSALSGPNFSPAEWINANYKKFVEENGRDDSDAASAFIRSYVAKLQLYIFNVNNAVEESSRQVVASMPRIAKESAALQGEVRGLQEKMSAMRLEVAAVQSETGECMATLERLNTKSQKLQVAKESLQESDGWGNLLAELEDGFERNDLKGVCDKLIALQKSLHAQEQLPGHAERQTQVEDFKNRLEALASPSVVQCFAEGNSEQALYYVQIFTSIQRLPQLQQYYRAVQKNFWQQQWKQTLELQGTESQPQQQQFLTLYYDQLLEHCQRQVKWCSNLFKEDSSQPFLVIAELLPALQPTRDAHILQLLKTSNERLEMLALFAQVNHSFVLHLNSLLEQSHITLSEELHRVLGEAIFEYFHKFIQQYPRLEETQLSTQVDRLTSNQATPSDGVRHLEESTRKLYEWLKEACERCASITSDLALCKLITLLNGIFKRQLENFGRIQRQIGLSLGSSSYAAQSENWSLLQYTMSQLQCLADFQVQLHQFEQDLHTRMVTLSNKLTKPSNRGPITIFQTCDHAARTQLLKSIADYQQKKSEATDSLGIFPQIYTTLKGHFADTHDITLNILLQPIETHLAHIRPPVQDHAASGIDMPSFSFAPQESITQIGQYLLTLPQHLEPLLLSPSTLLKQALEVCNIKYTQAIPCADVLLSLVVEQCCVLYQAQILQIKSLPAASATQLGVDIEYLSNVLEELGLSINLQLSQILTLLKAAPDQYLTLSSGCEPRLVTAIRQMRNIISTQ